Within the Nasonia vitripennis strain AsymCx chromosome 3 unlocalized genomic scaffold, Nvit_psr_1.1 chr3_random0013, whole genome shotgun sequence genome, the region ctcgctaatccggtcgtgagtgtaggttgaaggaaataagtaaagttaaatttgacatcaatctcatggtttcacaaaactacctgcaggttttgatggaataacatttgatactacttccaaatccgttaaacctggatattccttcgattgtgatcaaaattgaaggtgtttcgaggttagtgcggaaattcagcgtcgtggtttactcgctaatccggtcttgagtgtaggttgaaggaaataagtaaagttaaatttgacatcaatctcatggtttcacaaatctacctgcaggttttgatggaataacatttgatactacttccgaatccgttaaacctggacattccttcgattgtgataaaaattgaaggtgttacGAGGTTAGtacggaaattcagcgtcgtggtttactcgctaatccggtcgtaagtgtaggttgaaggaaataagtaaagttaaatttgacatcaatctcatggtttcacaaaactacctgcaggttttgatggaataacatttgatactacttccaaatccgttaaacctggacattccttcgattgtgatcaaaattgaaggtgtttcgaggttagtaaaaattttaatgttatttgagattttaatttaattagtaatttattgtgttataaaataatataataagggtttttttttttgtttatccggagAGATGGAGAAATGCTTAATGCACCATGACAGGGGCCATGCGAGACTCCCCGTGTGTGGGACTCTCCTGACGCGGGACAGACGTCAGGCATACCCACTAAAACTCCACCTCTCAATGGCCGCgaaaccccccccccccggtaACCGCcttcgcattccttcgggggGGGTCGCCTGTCTTATGCTATTCTAGCCGTCAACTAGTCTTTCAGACGCCCGtcattgtttttcgcgcggagAATCGCTTCCATGTACGCCGTTATCTCGTCCTATTTCTGCTTGCTTTCAAGCATCGTTCCTACTACTGTCTCAGGCGTGAGCGCCCCTATCGTCAACTCTAGCTCTCTACGTCTTTCGGCCCAGCGAGGGAAGTCAAAGAACGTGTGTCTCACGTCGTCCCGTTCGTCACCGCAGTATTTACACCCCGGTGTTGCGACTctgttcatcgcgaacagGTAACTCCTAAAGTATCCGTGTCCGGAGAGGAACTGGGTAAGGTAGAAATTGACCTCGCCCCACCTCCGCTTCATCCACGGATCTACCTCCTATATCATTGTTTTGGTCCATTTCGCTTGGTGGCACTCGTTCCATCGCTCCTGCCACTTTCGCATCGTCCGATCGCGTTCTTCGGTGGCAATGGTTACCTTATTTGCCTCGTTACGTCTCTCGTAGATCCGCTTTCGCTTAATCGCAAGCAGATCCACGGGGATCACTCCCGCGATTATCATTACTACCTCTCCCGAAACCGTTCGGTAGGAGCAAGCAACTCTCAGTGCGCCTCTGCGCTGTACCGCCGTTATTTGCTTCCTATATTTCTTTACTTCCATAGCTTCGGCCCACACCTCCGCTCCATAAAGCAGGATGGAGTTTGTGGTCGCCATCAGAAGCCGCCTAACAGATGGTCTAGGCCCGCGCACGTTGGCCATTAGTCGGCTAAGCTGCGCTACTTTACAGCTTCGTGTCCAGAGTCACCCCCAGATACTTAGCTGCCGGTTTTGTCATGATCGTCTCTCTGTCCACCGTCATCGATATGATGGTCGGTATACGTCTCCTAGTCAGGATTACTATCTCCGTTTTGTTCAGTGCCAAGGTCAGTCCGTGGTCTGTCATCCACGTCAGCACCCTACACATTACCGCATTTAGCTTGGCTTGCGCGATCTCTACGTTCCTGGCTGTGATTACCGCCGCAACATCGTCCGCGTACCCAACGAGTATGACGTCGTCTGGCATTTCTAGTCAGAAGCCCATCGTACAGGATACCCCAGAAGTCCGGCCCTAAGATCGAACCCTGTGCCACCCCTGCCGTTATGGATCTGCTCCTCCTGCCTTCAGCCGTGTCGTATACAATGACCCGACCCCTCAAATAGTCCTCCGCCGGTCGCATGATGTACCACGGTACCCCAAACGCCCGCAGAGCATCTAGTATATCTACTCATCTAGCGgagttgaacgcgtttttaACGTGCAGCGTCACGAGTAGAACGATTGATCTTGCCGCGTGACAGGCTGCGTCTGTCCTCTTTACCGTGTCGGTAACCTCTCTAATGGCTCCGATCGTTGACCGACCCTTTCTGAAGCCATGCTGCTTGTCAGAAAGGTCCCCTGATTCTCTAACAACTCCTAGTATCCGCGGCTTGAGCAGCGCTTCGCCCGTCTTCCCCATTGTGTCCAGCAGACTCAACGGCCTATAAGAAGGATCTGCGCCGGCCTCTCCCTTCGATTTCTCGATGAGAACTAGTCTCGCCCTTTTCCATCGTATGCTAAATACGCCCTGCACGAGGCACTGATTGTTCTGTACATTTCCAGGAGCAACTCAGGCCGCTGTGTAGCAACAGCCTTGAGTATTTCCGCGGGAATGCCATCCAGTCCCGGTGCTCTACCGCTTTTCAGGGAAGAAGTTGCCACGATGAGCTCACTCTCGGTAAACAGAGGGATCTTGTCAGTCGGTCCGTTCGTCTCGTCGTTTTCGAGTCTGATGGGGTGGGTGGAGAACAGTTTGTCAATTATTTTCTCAATCGCAACTGCCTCCATCGGTTCCATTCGCCGCATTTCGCCTATCGTCCTCGTTACGATAACGTATCCCTTTCCAAATGGGTCATTCTCTGCCTCGTCGATAATCCTGCTCCAGCACCTACGTTTGCTTGCTTTGATCGCGTCTCTGAGTTCTTTGCGCGCCTCTTCGTGCTTCTTATCCAGATCTGGAGCTTCAGGACGGTTATGTTTCCTTTGGGCTCTTCTTCTGGCTTTGAGGCTTTCTCTTCTTAGCTCCGTGATTTCATCCGCCCACCAGTAAACTGGTCGCCTCTGGTGGCTGGTGGACATGCATAGTTGCGTCGCAGATCTCGGTTACCAGTTTAGTAGTTCTTTCTACTAGCGTCATAGCTCTTTCTCGTCCAATTAATTCGTGCGGTAGTCCGCTGGATGGGAGTTCCGCACTTTGGATCACCTCCTGAAGTACTTCTCGGTCCATCCGTCTGGTGTTCCATCTTGGCATCCGGTCTTGATTCCTACTTGCTGTGCTCGCGGATTCTTAATTGATGTTAAAGAgaatatactggtggtcgctTGCTGTATATTCCTCCGTGACGCGCCAGTCTCTTATTTTGTGTATCGTCATTTCGCTCGCGAAGGTTATATCCGGTATGGATTTCCCATAACCTGGTCTACGGTAGGTAGTGGTATTACCCTCGTTCGCTACTACCAAATTTAGTCTAGCTGCCATTTCAAGGATGGCCCTGCCTCTCCTATTTGTAACTGACATGCCCCATTCTACGGCCCTCGCGTTTAAAATACCTCCGATCACGAGTTCACCTGACACGTCTCTAATGGCGTCCTCGAGCGCCCCTAATCTTGCTGTAAAATCGGCCGCGGTTAGGTTCGGTGACAGATACACGCTGAAGTAAGTGATGCGACCCACCCTTACCCGCACATAATCGTCCCATTTTTCCGTGTCCGCGATTTTACGCCTGGGCACCCAGACGGTGGCAGTTTTTGCGTCGTTCGACACCCAACTTGGTGTGTCGCGGTCCCTATACTGCTCACTTATCAAGAGGATATCCACTTTCTCCTCCGCGACGAATTGCGGTAGAAGATCGTGGGCCAACCTGCTCCCGTGCAGATTGCCTTGCAGTATTCGCGCCATTATTTTTGGGTCCTAGCCGCGTTTAGAGCCCTGCGGAAGACCGCGCACGCTCCGGTTCCTGGAGCATGCGCCGTCTTATCACAGGGCATCTTTGCCTCTCTGCACAAGAAACACTTCATTTCTTGAGCCAGCACAGAGCATTGCATTGCCTTGTGCCCGGCCGCACCGCACTTCCAGCAGTTGGTGCTTCTGTCGGTACCCTTGCATTGCACTTTAACGTGAACGTAGCCGAGGCATCGGTAGCATCGCGTGACGCTCGCTCGAACACGCACCCGGCAGTTAACCCACCCGATACGGATCTTCCCTTTTTTGAGCAGTGCGGCGGCCTTGGTCTGATCCATCTCGACCACTGCCACCCTCTGTTCCCTCGTGTTCGGCTTGAACAGATGCATTTTTGCATCTTCGTTGTCGGAGCCCGTCTCAGCTGCGATTGCGTCAGCAACCTCCTCCTTCGTTGTGAGGCTGTCAATGTCCCGGATCTCCAATGTGGTTTTGAGGATCTTGCCGCTGACTGTGCCTGCTTCTCCGATTACGCTTTGGATAGCAGTCTTGAGCGATTCCATTTTGTCATCGCACTTGCCTACAACCACCAGCACGCCGACGTCTCTTGTCTTACGGACGGACTTCACCTCCGCATTCAGTTGCTCCGGTTTTACCGTTGCCTTGATCTGTCCCAAGATCTCGGCGTAGGTCTTCCCCGTTTCTGGTCTGATGAGAATCGCGTCCCTCCTTTGTCGCGGTGCCTTCTCATCTTTCTTCTTCCTTGGTTGCTGGCTTTTCTCCCGAATGCCTTGTTCTTTCTTCTTTGCCTTCCTGCTGGCCGCTAGTTCCCACGGTGGTTGTGGTCTCGCGTTGTCCTCTTCTTTGTTCAAGCTTGTAGAGGGAGAGATGGTCTCCCACTTATCTTTTTTGGTGGGGGTATCGCCTTCCCCGCCGGATGGTGCCCGTgccctttttttatttgggagCGTCTTACTGCTCCGTTGGCCCTTACCTCCCGGTTGGAGAGGCTGGTTTTGAGCAGCCTCTTCCAT harbors:
- the LOC116416891 gene encoding uncharacterized protein LOC116416891, which translates into the protein MANVRGPRPSVRRLLMATTNSILLYGAEVWAEAMEVKKYRKQITAVQRRGALRVACSYRTVSGEVVMIIAGVIPVDLLAIKRKRIYERRNEANKVTIATEERDRTMRKWQERWNECHQAKWTKTMI